In the genome of Leeuwenhoekiella sp. MAR_2009_132, one region contains:
- a CDS encoding UvrD-helicase domain-containing protein — MQDLPTISIYNASAGAGKTFALVKNYLVILFKSKNEFKYRRILAITFTNKAVAEMKLRIVDNLQAFTHDDIFDNPGPMLLSIEEETGLKRTEIQQKSKRLLKNIVQDFASFDVVTIDNFTHRVIRTFAHDLKIPQNFEVELNTQDVLEQAVDKLIDKAGKDDLVTQVLLDYALEKIDSDRSWDISRDFYEISRLLLSENDRAYLKMLEGKSLKDFADLKEFIKKSSSQLEKGILEKAKSLLGFIASNGLEEGHFKGKYLPKAVTKISEGIFAINTASAWVANLGEEPMYTKTQKQPIKDILDQIAPEIALQFNVIKHDILNLSFQEELYKKITPLSVLQAIQEEVDKIKAKNNLILISDFNELIHKNIANQPTPFIYERLGERYENYFIDEFQDTSRLQWENLVPLIDNAVSVNQTEDLSNSLMLVGDPKQAIYRWRGGEAAQFIELSNGKNPFQNENKDVINLPFNYRSYDKIIAFNNTFFSKLADVFENVDYKKIYTEGNAQRVNTKQGGYVAISFIDAVNKEEAVPLYLDEVVKTIYSCLENGFTLNELCILVRKNSEGVAIAQRLQEQNIPVISSESLLLKQSSQVQFIVNLLHYTIENESNAISIKLLEYLAEEFLNIENRHAFYKNNLIFNGSELLKNALGVNSHFDFTQCATLPLYEAVEYIVRSFNLQKSGGAYLQFFLDAVYDFTQKNSGGVPEFITWWNRKQDKLSISTPPASKAVQIMTVHKAKGLEFPVVIYPFADSDLYPRNSDSYNWYLPNAGEFLDFKALLIGQKNELTQFNEQTAALYHVKRSLQQLDNINILYVALTRSVEQLHIITNKGALSKAEPKTFSDLFMNFVNQDPNFTEDTLYYSIGNEKRTSKPKNLVQSSENLELTSTSKEEHNLIMVTQADFLWNTELVEAINLGNVIHELMENIEVEEDVDLAIKRALTLGLIDTANYQKLNNNLKELIAKLKPEGFFNRAHFILNERDINLKGKTIRPDRLELNDKNEAWLLDYKTGLKNEAHSKQINSYSQALIAMGYTIKKQLIVYLNDEIQLFTP; from the coding sequence ATGCAAGATCTACCTACTATCTCTATATACAATGCTTCAGCTGGCGCAGGAAAAACTTTTGCTCTAGTTAAAAATTATCTTGTAATTCTTTTTAAAAGTAAAAACGAATTCAAATACCGCCGCATTCTCGCCATAACATTTACAAACAAAGCGGTCGCCGAAATGAAGTTGCGTATTGTAGACAACCTACAGGCGTTTACTCATGATGATATTTTTGATAATCCGGGTCCAATGCTGCTTTCAATCGAAGAAGAGACCGGTTTAAAACGAACCGAAATTCAGCAAAAATCAAAGCGCCTCTTAAAGAATATCGTTCAGGATTTTGCATCATTTGATGTGGTAACTATAGATAATTTTACCCATCGGGTCATACGTACATTTGCACATGATTTAAAAATTCCACAAAATTTTGAAGTTGAACTCAATACTCAAGATGTTTTAGAGCAGGCTGTAGATAAGTTAATTGACAAAGCGGGTAAAGATGATTTAGTAACACAAGTGCTACTCGATTATGCCTTAGAAAAGATTGACAGTGACCGAAGCTGGGATATATCAAGAGACTTTTATGAGATTAGCAGACTGCTTTTAAGCGAAAATGACAGAGCCTATTTAAAAATGCTGGAGGGTAAATCATTGAAGGATTTTGCAGACTTAAAAGAGTTTATAAAAAAAAGCTCTTCACAGCTTGAAAAAGGAATATTAGAAAAAGCGAAATCATTGCTCGGTTTTATTGCCTCAAACGGACTCGAAGAAGGCCATTTTAAAGGAAAATATTTGCCCAAAGCAGTAACAAAAATTAGTGAAGGCATTTTTGCTATTAATACTGCTTCGGCGTGGGTTGCAAATTTGGGTGAGGAACCCATGTATACTAAAACTCAAAAGCAGCCTATAAAAGATATTTTAGACCAGATTGCACCAGAAATCGCTCTTCAATTTAATGTGATAAAACACGACATATTAAATTTGAGTTTTCAAGAAGAACTGTATAAAAAAATCACTCCGTTATCTGTTTTACAAGCAATACAGGAGGAAGTAGATAAAATTAAAGCCAAAAATAACCTCATTTTAATTTCAGACTTTAATGAACTTATTCATAAAAATATAGCAAATCAACCTACCCCTTTTATTTACGAGCGACTGGGTGAGCGTTATGAAAATTACTTTATAGATGAATTTCAAGATACTTCGCGCTTACAGTGGGAAAATCTCGTGCCCTTAATAGACAATGCGGTTAGCGTTAATCAAACTGAAGATTTATCAAATAGTCTGATGCTCGTAGGCGACCCTAAACAGGCAATTTATAGATGGCGTGGTGGCGAGGCAGCTCAATTTATAGAGTTATCTAACGGTAAAAATCCGTTTCAGAATGAAAATAAAGACGTTATAAATCTTCCCTTTAATTATAGAAGTTATGATAAGATTATAGCATTTAACAATACATTCTTCAGCAAACTTGCAGATGTTTTTGAAAATGTAGACTATAAAAAAATATATACCGAAGGAAACGCACAACGCGTAAATACAAAGCAAGGTGGCTATGTTGCTATTTCATTTATAGATGCTGTAAATAAAGAGGAAGCTGTGCCTTTGTATCTAGACGAGGTGGTCAAGACTATTTATTCGTGCCTGGAAAATGGTTTTACACTTAATGAGCTTTGTATACTGGTTAGAAAAAATTCAGAAGGTGTAGCTATAGCCCAGCGCTTACAAGAACAAAATATACCGGTAATATCTAGTGAGAGTTTACTTTTAAAACAGTCTTCTCAAGTACAGTTTATAGTAAATCTGCTGCATTATACAATTGAAAATGAATCTAACGCTATAAGCATAAAACTACTAGAATATCTTGCTGAAGAATTTCTAAATATTGAAAATCGCCATGCCTTTTATAAAAACAATTTAATTTTTAATGGTTCTGAGCTATTAAAAAATGCGTTAGGTGTGAATTCTCATTTTGATTTTACACAATGCGCTACATTACCTCTTTACGAAGCTGTAGAATACATTGTAAGAAGTTTTAACCTTCAAAAAAGCGGAGGAGCCTACCTTCAATTCTTTTTAGACGCTGTTTATGACTTTACACAAAAGAATTCTGGCGGTGTTCCTGAATTTATTACCTGGTGGAATCGCAAACAGGATAAGCTAAGCATAAGTACACCTCCCGCCTCAAAGGCTGTGCAAATAATGACGGTTCACAAAGCGAAGGGCTTAGAATTTCCGGTTGTTATTTATCCGTTTGCAGATAGCGATTTGTATCCTAGAAATTCAGATTCTTATAATTGGTATTTACCCAACGCTGGTGAATTCTTAGATTTTAAGGCCTTATTAATAGGTCAAAAAAATGAGCTCACCCAATTTAATGAGCAGACAGCGGCACTTTACCACGTAAAAAGAAGTTTACAACAACTGGATAATATTAATATTCTTTATGTTGCTTTGACGCGTAGTGTTGAACAACTACACATTATAACTAATAAGGGGGCGCTTAGCAAAGCAGAGCCAAAAACATTTTCTGATCTATTTATGAACTTCGTTAATCAGGATCCCAACTTTACTGAAGATACTCTCTATTATTCCATAGGAAATGAAAAACGAACTTCAAAGCCAAAAAATCTGGTTCAATCTTCAGAAAATTTAGAATTAACGAGTACTTCTAAAGAAGAACACAATTTAATTATGGTTACCCAGGCAGATTTTCTATGGAACACAGAACTTGTTGAAGCCATAAATCTAGGTAATGTAATTCATGAACTAATGGAAAATATTGAAGTAGAAGAAGATGTTGATTTAGCCATTAAAAGAGCTCTTACATTAGGATTAATAGATACAGCTAATTATCAAAAGTTAAACAATAATTTAAAAGAACTTATAGCTAAGTTGAAACCCGAGGGTTTCTTTAATCGTGCCCATTTTATTTTAAATGAACGAGATATAAACTTAAAAGGTAAAACTATTAGACCAGACCGTTTGGAACTTAATGACAAGAATGAAGCCTGGCTATTAGATTATAAAACCGGATTAAAAAATGAGGCACATAGTAAACAAATAAATTCTTATTCCCAGGCACTCATTGCAATGGGATATACAATCAAGAAGCAATTAATAGTATATCTAAATGATGAAATTCAATTATTCACACCTTAA
- a CDS encoding OmpA family protein has protein sequence MKNLTKLFLFAALTFIGMSQANAQDKNNPWGVSIGVNAVDTYPVDPSNSEPLRGGLWNEYFNQRDHWNILPSVSTLYVGRYIGAGLSFGVQGSINKIEKFGDAPADDLAYYAVDGVFNYSFRDLLNGEGGWADPFVGVGGGYVFFGDMPSHGTGNLQAGLKIWLSENINLNFASTYKHTFEGNKYVDTRHFQHVVGVGFVFGGKDTDGDGVYDKDDECPETPGLKEFNGCPDTDGDGIKDSEDACPEVAGLPEFNGCPDSDGDGIADNEDKCPNVAGPAATNGCPDADGDGVIDAEDKCPNEAGPASNNGCPFVDTDGDGVADKDDKCPNVAGPASNNGCPEVDAAVLEELNGEAGRILFDTDKATIRKSSLATVDRIAAIVKEYPSAKFEVEGHADSRASNAYNMSLSERRAQSVVDYLISKGANADNLMIHAYGEEKPIAPNTTAAGMQLNRRVKLTLK, from the coding sequence ATGAAAAATCTTACTAAATTATTTTTATTTGCAGCCCTTACCTTTATAGGTATGAGTCAAGCAAATGCTCAAGACAAGAATAACCCTTGGGGGGTTAGTATTGGTGTAAACGCGGTAGATACCTACCCTGTAGATCCAAGTAATAGTGAACCATTAAGAGGAGGTCTTTGGAACGAATATTTCAACCAAAGAGATCATTGGAATATTCTTCCTTCAGTTTCAACATTATATGTAGGTCGTTACATTGGTGCTGGTCTTTCTTTTGGTGTACAGGGATCTATTAATAAAATAGAAAAATTTGGAGATGCTCCTGCAGATGACCTTGCATATTATGCTGTTGATGGTGTTTTCAACTATAGTTTTAGAGATCTTCTTAATGGAGAAGGTGGATGGGCTGATCCTTTCGTAGGTGTTGGTGGAGGTTACGTATTTTTTGGAGATATGCCAAGCCACGGAACTGGTAACTTACAAGCTGGTTTAAAAATCTGGTTAAGTGAAAATATCAACTTAAATTTTGCATCAACTTATAAGCATACTTTTGAAGGTAATAAATACGTTGACACACGTCATTTTCAACACGTTGTTGGTGTAGGTTTCGTTTTTGGCGGAAAAGATACTGATGGTGATGGTGTATATGATAAAGATGATGAGTGCCCTGAAACTCCAGGTCTTAAAGAATTCAACGGATGTCCTGATACAGACGGTGATGGTATAAAAGATTCTGAAGATGCTTGTCCTGAGGTTGCTGGTTTACCAGAATTTAACGGATGTCCTGATTCTGACGGTGATGGTATCGCTGACAATGAAGATAAATGTCCTAACGTAGCTGGTCCTGCTGCAACTAATGGATGTCCTGATGCTGACGGTGACGGTGTTATCGATGCTGAAGACAAATGTCCTAACGAAGCTGGTCCTGCATCTAACAATGGTTGTCCTTTTGTAGATACTGACGGTGACGGTGTTGCTGACAAAGATGATAAATGTCCTAACGTAGCTGGTCCTGCATCTAACAATGGTTGCCCAGAAGTTGACGCTGCTGTATTAGAAGAATTAAACGGTGAAGCTGGTCGTATCTTATTTGATACAGATAAAGCTACTATCCGTAAGAGCTCTCTTGCAACTGTAGACAGAATTGCTGCAATTGTTAAAGAATACCCTAGCGCTAAGTTTGAAGTAGAAGGTCACGCTGATAGCCGTGCAAGTAATGCATACAACATGAGTCTTTCTGAAAGAAGAGCTCAATCTGTTGTAGATTACTTAATCTCTAAAGGTGCTAATGCAGATAATCTAATGATTCACGCTTATGGTGAAGAGAAGCCAATCGCTCCTAACACTACAGCTGCTGGTATGCAACTTAACAGACGTGTAAAACTTACTTTAAAGTAA
- a CDS encoding OmpA family protein, translated as MKKSTSILFLFFAVFIGVNSVFAQDANNPWYISVGVNAVDTYPVDEDNRPLTGGFLNEMYNVDDHWNILPSISTLYVGRYIGSGFAFGVRGSLNKIEKFGDVPANDLAYYAVDGMFSYSFRDALFGEGGWFDPYLGVGGGYVFVGDLSSHGTANGTVGLKIWLGESISLDLSTTYKHAFEDNYTKHMQHTAGIGFAFGGTDTDGDGIFDKNDECPDVPGLPEFNGCPDTDGDGIKDSEDSCPEVAGLPEFNGCPDTDGDGIADPDDKCPNVAGLPALNGCPDADGDGVTDAEDKCPNEAGPAANDGCPYQDKDNDGVLDKDDECPTVPGTVANNGCPEVTVEVLEEINVQVRTVLFDLNKATIRKESLENLNTVAGTMMEYPNTRFLIEGHTDSQGSDAYNLKLSDERAASVKNYLIEKGLPASRLSSEGFGETKPVANNATAAGRQQNRRVEISLID; from the coding sequence ATGAAAAAAAGTACTAGTATATTGTTTTTGTTTTTTGCAGTATTTATAGGAGTAAACTCTGTATTTGCTCAGGATGCAAATAACCCTTGGTATATAAGTGTAGGAGTTAACGCTGTTGACACTTATCCCGTAGATGAAGATAACAGACCTCTAACAGGAGGATTTCTTAATGAAATGTATAATGTAGATGACCATTGGAATATTCTACCATCTATCTCTACTCTTTATGTAGGCCGTTACATTGGTAGTGGTTTTGCTTTTGGTGTAAGAGGTTCTCTTAATAAAATAGAGAAATTTGGTGATGTACCAGCAAATGATCTTGCATATTATGCAGTAGATGGTATGTTCTCTTACAGTTTCCGCGATGCTCTTTTTGGTGAAGGTGGCTGGTTTGACCCATACTTAGGAGTAGGTGGTGGTTATGTTTTTGTAGGTGATTTATCAAGCCATGGTACTGCTAACGGTACTGTAGGTTTAAAAATATGGTTAGGAGAGTCTATAAGTTTAGACTTATCTACAACCTACAAGCACGCATTTGAAGATAACTATACTAAGCATATGCAACATACTGCCGGTATTGGTTTTGCTTTTGGAGGTACCGATACTGATGGTGATGGTATTTTTGACAAAAATGACGAGTGTCCAGATGTTCCTGGTTTACCAGAATTTAATGGATGTCCTGATACAGATGGTGATGGTATAAAAGATTCTGAAGATTCTTGTCCTGAAGTTGCCGGTTTACCAGAATTTAATGGTTGCCCTGATACAGATGGTGATGGCATTGCAGATCCAGATGATAAATGTCCTAATGTAGCTGGTTTACCTGCTTTAAATGGTTGCCCTGATGCTGACGGTGATGGTGTTACAGATGCAGAAGATAAATGTCCTAATGAAGCTGGCCCTGCCGCAAATGATGGTTGCCCTTATCAGGATAAAGATAATGATGGTGTATTAGACAAGGATGATGAGTGTCCTACAGTTCCTGGTACAGTAGCAAACAATGGTTGCCCAGAAGTAACTGTTGAGGTGTTAGAAGAAATTAATGTTCAGGTTAGAACTGTACTATTTGATTTAAATAAAGCTACAATTCGTAAAGAGTCACTTGAAAATTTAAATACTGTAGCTGGTACAATGATGGAATATCCTAATACAAGATTTTTAATAGAGGGTCATACAGATAGTCAAGGAAGTGATGCATACAACCTTAAGCTTTCTGACGAACGTGCAGCTTCAGTTAAAAACTATTTAATTGAAAAAGGATTACCTGCTTCAAGACTTTCTTCCGAAGGATTTGGTGAAACTAAGCCTGTTGCAAATAATGCAACTGCTGCTGGTAGACAACAAAACCGTAGAGTTGAAATTTCACTTATAGATTAA